The Pseudanabaena yagii GIHE-NHR1 genome segment CAGGCGTAAGAATTATTTGTCCATCCACAACTTTCACATCAAAATATTCAGAATCACCAATTTCTCGTGTGATACTTTTAGGTAAAGTAAGCTGATTTTTTGCAGTTAACTTAGCAAGCATCGCAAACCTCCTAACTCGATTAAATACAGTGTAAGGAATCCTTACTTTATCATATTCTTACTAGTTAAAGCTTCTCATGAACGAAACTCACCTTCAAGACAAATTCCTAATCCCCTTCTTTCGTGAAAGTCTAGGCTATCAAGAAGTCAAAGCCAACACCGTCACCAACTCCCTGATTATCGAAGAAGACCTTCAAACCTTCATTTCTGAGACTGAACTCAATCAAAAAAATTACGAACTCCTGCTCAAAAAATATAGTGGCGATCGCAAAAAACTATTAGCAGAACTCATCGAACTAATCCAAGAACGGATTGCCAGTAGTCGCAACATGGCACTGTTTATTAATGCCAATAAATCGATTACGTTCCAAGGTGTAAAACTACATCTGTTTTATACCGATGACAGCGTAATTCATGATAGTAACCTCTTCAATCAAAATATATTTTCTGTAGTCCAAGAACTACCCTACAAATACAAATATCAAAACAAAATTATCTTCTCCTTTCGACCCGATATTTGCCTATTTGTGAATGGGATCTACCTCGGCTATAGCGAACTAAAATCTAACCTCAGCAACCAAACCGCCAAAAAGAACGGACGAGGTAAAGTCATCAAAGACTACTTTGAAGCCGTCAAAGCCTATTACGAAAACTTCGATCGCCATCTCTACCTCAGCGACAAAGAAAAAGAATCTCATCGCAAAGACTTCTTAAAAATATTTGAAAAAGCAATCCATATCACCAGCACAGACCTCGGCGAAACCTACGTGATCCGCACCATATCCGACTTCTTTGATGAAATCCTCACCACCTGCCGCGAAGGCAAAAGCGATCGCGAAGAATACGAAAAAAACGCCATCAAAGTATTTAAACCCTATCCCCTGCTCAATCCCAACGCCGACAAAAAAGACAAACTCAAAGAAATATTCAAATACCATTACGGCAAAAGCTTCATCGAAAAGGAAATACTCTATTACAACTTCATCGAACGTGATGTCTATTTTGTTAATGGCAAAAAAGAACTCAAAGACGAAAAAGGACACCTAATCTCGCCACGCCCCAAACAAAAATTTGGCACAGACAAAATTCTCGCCAAAATCGATGAATTTCTCGACCATGAAACTGAAGATGATTACTTCATCAAGCAACTAGAGCGACAACTCGCCCAAGTCGCCCCTAGCAAACGCGCCGAACTCATCGAAAAGCGCAAAGCCTACGCCAACAACAAAAATATCTATTCGCTCTTACTGCAATATGCCGCAGGATTTGGCAAATCCAACATCATTGGCTGGACAGCACTGCAACTCAAAGACCTCCGCCGCAATGGTGAATATGTCTATGACAAAATCATGATCGTCGTCGATCGCCTGCAACTCCGCAGCCAGATCGACTCCAAAATGCTAAACATGAACATCGATAATCGGATGTATGTGGAAGCAAATAATAAGGCAAGTTTCCAAAAAGCCCTTGAATCCGATACCCGCCTAGTGATCGTCAACCTGCAAAAATTCGGTGCAGTTGCAGAAATGCTTACCCCTGACACCATGCAAAAACTCTCGCAGTTGCGTATTGTCTTCCTAATTGATGAGATTCATCGTTCCAACAGTGGCGAACAACATGAAGAAATGGTCAATATCTTTGATGAACTGCAAACACCCTTTGACACTCAAACCAGCCTATTCCGTACCAAAAAGAATTTAATTATCGGCTTCACCGCCACCCCTGATGACCATACCCTCGCTCGCTTCGGTGAATTTAGCGGCTATGCCGAAAGCGAAAAGCTCTGGGTTCCCTTCGACTCCTACACTATGAACGAAGCAATTAAAGACGGCTTCATTCATAACCCTATCGAAAATATTATTCCTGTTGCTTCCAAAATGCTATTTGATCTTCCTCAAAACAAAATGGAAGGATTCGAGCAACCTAATTACAAAGATATTGATAAAAAGCAAATCTATGAAGAACGCGAACGAATTAATGCGATCGCCAAATACATCGCTGATCTCCTCGTAAAAGATGTCTATCCTAAAATTCGCGGCACGGCAAAAGCCATGCTTGCCGTGTACTCGATTAAGGCAGCGATCGCCTATAAACAAGCCATCACCAAACATTTCCAAGAAATCACCAAACAGCCTAAATTCGCCAAATATGCCGAAGCGCCTATTCACATCGTCTACTCCAGCAACCAAGACGAGCAAAGCGCCACAGGACTAAATGACGGACTCACCGAAGAAAAAGTCTTAGAAAACTTTGCCCTCAAGAAAAATGGCTTAATTATCGTGGTTGCCAAACTGCAAACAGGCTTCGATGAAAAAAGATTGCACACCCTCTTTCTAGACAAAGAAATCAAAGGCATTAGCGCCATTCAAGCAATTTCCAGAGTCAATCGCACCGCCAAACATAAAAATGAATGCAAAATCGTTGACTTCTCCTACAACAATGTCAACGTCCAAAATATCAAAGAAGCTTTTGAGCATTTCTCCGATGTTGTCGTTAGTGATTTCGATCCTTTCAGTGACAAACGCATATTAGAACTGCTCTTCCCGATGCTGAAAAAATCTGAGGTGTACGAAGAGTTTTTCAATATATTTGTGGCGATCGCCCACGATGACACAAAGCCCAACAATCCCGAAAACTACCTAGATCTCGAAAGCAACATCGAAAAATATATTGAAGCTAATCCTAAGTCTACTGCCGACACCAAAGCCAAAACCGCCCAATATTTCACCATTCTCAATCGCATCGAATATGTGATTGCGCTAGAAGAAAAATACAGCGAACCAAATTTTTTAAATTTCCTGCGCCTGTTTAACAAGATCTATAACCAGCTACATCGCACCGATGACATTAAGGATGCGATCGAGGTCTATTTTGACAATCAAATCGGCATTATCGAAGTCCAAACCCAGCCCAAAGAGAATAAACCAAAACCTCCAATCAAAATAGCTGAAGGCAAATCTCCCTATACAGTTCATCAATTTGATATTCTTGCCATCCTCGAAGCACGGAATGAGCAAGAAGAATTAAAGGGAGAGCGTATTCGTGACTTTAAGGCAAAGATAGATGACTTTTTTGCCTATATTATTTCCTCTGATGATGGTAAACGATTGATTACCAAAATAAAATCTAACGTCTCAGAAGAAGAGATTTATGACGATTTTTCTAAAATCTATCGTAAGTACAAAGTCTTATACCGTAAAAAAGTTGGAGATTACTTCTTCAAAGAAATAGAAGATTTAGTCAATAAATTATGTGATGACTTTGAAAATCTGGTGCGTAATTTAGCAATCTAAGATAATTGGCTATGCAATATGTAGCTTGATAGTCGCAATAAAGTAACCAAAGTCATTAATATAGTCTACTGTGCTGTTTATTTGCCGAATTTTTCACCATGAAACATACTCTCTCCGTTGTCGTCCAAGATGAGGCAGGTGTACTGACCCGTATTGCTAGCTTGTTCGCCCGCCGAGGTTTTAATATCGAGAGCCTTGCAGTCGGGACGGCTGAGCAAGATGGATTTACGCGCATTACGATGGTTGTCTCAGGCGACGATCACACGATTGAGCAGATCACTAAGCAGTTGCACAAACTGATCAACGTGATCACTATTCTTGACTTTACCGATATTCCTTGTGTTGAGCGCGAGTTGATGCTCGTTAAGGTGAATGCCGCTCCCAACGTGCGCTCCGAAATTATTGAAATCTCGCAAATTTTCCGTGCCCGTATCGTTGACGTGGCCGATGATTTCTTAACTATCGAGGTAGTGGGTGACCCCGGTAAGATGGTTGCGATCCTAAAGATGTTAAACAAGTTTGGCATTCGCGAAATTGCCCGTACTGGCAAGGTTTCGCTCACCCGTGAATCAGGGGTTAATACTGAATATCTGAAAATTGCCAAGGATACGTTCAAAAATCCAATTTCTAACTTCTAGCAAAAGAAAAAGCACCCAATGGGTGCTTTTTTATTAAACGAACTACAAAATATTTTTTGAAAGTGTTGCTAAGCAAGACTTTCAAAAAATATCTTCATTTAGATTTGAGTGCAAAGCGCTGTATGATCCTGTCAGCTTTGCAAACGTGTATAACTATCTATGCGTATCGCCATATTTACCGAGACATTTTTGCCAAAAATCGATGGCATCGTCACCCGCCTCAAATATACCGTTGAGTATTTGGTCAAGCTCGGTAATCAAGTCCTCGTATTTTCGCCCGATGGGGGACTTACGGAATATTGCGGCGCTCAGATTTACGGGGTATCTGCCTTTGACTTTCCCCTATATCCAGAACTAAAACTAGCCTTGCCGCGCCCTTCGATTGGTCATGCTTTAGAGCAGTTCAATCCTGATCTGATCCATGTCGTCAATCCTGCAATTCTAGGGATGGCTGGGATTTATTATGCCAAAAAGATGAATTATCCCTTGATGGCTTCTTACCATACGCATTTACCACAATATTTGCAGCATTACGGTTTAGGCTTTCTTGAAGGGGTGATGTGGGACTTGGTAAAAAATACGCATAATCGAGCCGCTTTAAATCTCTGTACTTCCACAGCAATGATCGATGAATTGCGATCGCATGGTGTAGAGAGGCTCGACCTATGGCAGCGTGGTGTGGATACGGTGCAGTTTCACCCAAGGTTTAAAAGTGACGAAATGCGATCGCGCCTTACGCAAGGACATCCCGAAGATACTTTGTTTTTATATGTAGGTAGACTGTCAGCGGAGAAAGAGATTCAGCAAATCCTGCCCGTATTACAGGCTATTCCCAATAGTCGTCTTGCCCTTGTAGGTGATGGTCCCTATCGTCAGGAGCTAGAGAAAATCTTTGCAGGGACAAATACTAATTTTGTCGGTTATCTGCGAGGTGATGATCTCGCATCTGCCTTTGCTTCTAGCGATGCCTTTCTATTCCCATCTCGTACCGAAACCCTCGGCTTAGTGCTATTAGAAGCAATGGCGGCTGGTTGTCCTGTTGTTGCCGCGAACTCAGGTGGCATCCCTGATATTGTCACTAATGGCGTTAATGGCTATTTATTTGAGCCAAGCGATCGCGATGGCTTGGTGACAGCTACTCAAAATCTATTACGCGATCGCCATGAAGCAATGTGCATTGAAGCCCGTCTCGAAGCAGAAAAATGGGGATGGGATGCTGCCACGCGCCAGTTACAAAAATATTACGAACAAACGATCGAGGCTTCGCAGCCAGCATTAGTTTAAAAGCTTTTAAGTAGATTAAGCCAAAATCTGTGGCGCACGCTACGCGTGCGCCACAGATTTTAATTACTCCTAGCTACTTAAAAGCTAATGCTCACTAGCAATTTGATGATGTTACCGAGCCAAATCAGGGCAACGATACCACCAGCGATCGCTAAAGGAATGATCGCTAAAGTTTTCCAGCTTTTAATGCCTAGGGCTACCGATGCGCTCCATACCTGCCAGAAGATAAACCAGATGATCACAGCGATCGCGCCAAGAAAACGGGATTGGGGCGGCAAGCTGAGGGCAGGAGCCATAAATATCCAAGGTAAGCTCGCAAACCCCGTGAGGGTGAGTAACTCCTGCATCTCCACATTTTTTTGAAACACACCAGCCAATTGTTTCAATAAAAAGGTGAAAAATACCCAGCCAATGCTGCCACCAATCACCGCACCGATAATTCTCACAATCGATAGATGATCAAGGCGAATAGTTTCCAAAGCATTGACTAAAGCAATCACGATCGCTGCTTGCACAAAGGACGGATGCGTCTTGAGTTGCTCAAAGGTTACTTGGGGCAAAAACAATGTCCCATATAGGCGATCGAGAAATGTCCCTAAATTTTGTGGGGGAGGCGTAACACTTTCAGCATTGGTATTGCTATCAGTGCTGCTATCGGGTGCGATCGCATTAATATCTTCAGGATTGGGCGTGGCATTCATGGTTTCTTCCTATGAGCAACTATTCTTGAAAGGGTTATTTGGCAACACTTTCAACAAAACTCTATGTTTTACGGAGAGCGCAAAGCACTGTAATCTAATAGTAATTGCTAATTGACTTTAACATGATTGACCTTGCCACTACGCACCCCAACCATATCCTCACTATTGACTCTAGCCAGTTGCCTCAGGGGTTACAGGGCAGAATTACGATTCCGGGGGATAAATCCATTTCGCATCGGGCGTTGATGCTTGGCTCCCTTGCCGAAGGAGAAACGCGAATTCGCGGGCTACTATTGGGGGAAGATCCTCGTAGTACCGCAGCCTGTTTTGCGGCAATGGGTGCGGAAATATCTGAGCTAAATTCAGATTTAGTGATCGTCAAGGGGATCGGGCTAGGCAATCTCAAGGAACCCGTAGATGTACTCAATGCAGGTAATTCAGGCACTACGCTACGGTTAATGTTAGGCATTTTAGCGAGCCATCCCGATCGCTTCTTTACAGTCACAGGCGATGCATCCTTGCGATCGCGTCCCATGTCCCGTGTGGTCAATCCTTTGCGCCAAATGGGAGCCAGTATTTGGGGTAGAGAAAATGGAGCACGTGCACCCCTCGCCATTTCAGGACAAAATCTCAAAGCAATTCACTATCAATCTCCCGTTGCTTCGGCGCAGGTCAAGTCCTGCATCATGTTGGCAGGCTTGATGACCGATGGCGAAACGATTATCACCGAGCCAGAGCGATCGCGCGATCACAGTGAAAGAATGTTGGCAGCTTTTGGCGCGAATGTCAGTGTCGATGTTGACACCAATACGGTCTCTGTTAAAGGTGGTGCAAAATTAGTTGGTCAAGAAGTAACCGTCCCCGGAGATATTAGTTCCGCCGCTTTTTGGCTAGTTGCTGCATCGATCGTTCCCAATTCTGATTTAGTAATTGAGAATGTGGGAATCAATCCCACTCGCACAGGAATTTTAGAAGTTCTTGCGGAAATGGGAGCCGACATCACCTATGAAAATGAACGCGAAGTTACAGGCGAACCCGTTGCTGATTTACATGTGCGTTCGGCATCTCTCAAGGCTTGTCGCATCGGTGGTGCGGTCATTCCTCGATTGATTGATGAGATTCCCATTTTAGCGATCGCCGCTAGTTGTGCAGAAGGAACAACCATCATCGAGGATGCCGAAGAACTGCGGGTTAAGGAAAGCGATCGCATTGTGGCAATGGTGAAGGAATTAACCAAACTCGGTGCAAATGTAACTGAGCGTCCCGATGGGATGGAAATCGTCGGAGGTAAAGCGCTGACGGGTACTGAAGTAGATAGCTATGACGATCATCGTGTGGCGATGAGTTTAGCGATCGCGGCGCTAGTTGCCAAAGGCAAAACCTCCATCAACCGCGCCGAATCCGCCGCAATTTCCTATCCTTCCTTTATTCCAACTCTACAGAGCTTATATTCCAAATAAAAAGAGAGGCGCAGAGCGCCTCTCTTTTTATTCTTCAATTTTAGTTTCGATAGGAGCAATGTAAAAACTGCTAATGATGGCGATCGCTAACCACCAGAGTAACTGCACTTGGGGGCGATACCAGACTGTATCGACTAGACCGTGAACGAGCATTCCCACTAAAGTGGCGATCGCCCCGATAATCCATAAACCACTCGAATCGCGATCGCTTCTCAGACGATTCAGCCCCAGCCATCCTTGACGAAAGATGGTAAAAACTAGCCAGCTATAGCAAATTATGCCGACAATTCCTGTTTCTACGGTAATTTCTAGCGGTACGCAATAAGTCCCTAAGGCGCTATAGCCCGACCGCTGATAGAGGGGATAGATTTGATTAAAAGCTTTATTTCCCGGACCAATTCCTAAGATTGGCTTAGCCTTAATCATATTGAAAACCGCTTGCCAAACATTGACCCGAAAGGCATTGCTACTATCATCGGTTCCGAAAATACTAAATACCCGTTTACGCAATGTCGGTACGAGAATTGTACCGATAGCGATCGCCCCAGCCATGCCCCCAAAAACCGTAGGAAAAGTCCACTTCGGCAACCGTTTGCCCCACCAATATACTAATAACAAAACCAGCGTCAAGCTTGCTGCCGCTAAGCCCATGAGTCCGCCCCGACTCTGGGTTTGCGTAATGCAAAATGTCCCAAAAATCGCTGTAATAATTCCTAACGCCTTCAATCCCCAACCACGCCAATGAATAGCGGCGATCACGCCCAAGGGTAACGCTGGCATTAGATAACCCGCAAATAAATTAGGATTGCCTAAGAAACTATAAACACGGGTCACGCCTGCGGTCTCAGAAGTAGGATCTGTCCATGTAGCGAGTTCGGGTGCGCCGAGATACCATTGCTGCACGCCATAGGCACTGGCAATCAGTGCTGAGCCTAAATATGCGCCAATGAAAATCGAGCGCCATCCCAAGCGCATTAACCGACTCATCGACACAAAGGCAAGCATATACAGCGTTAGCTTCACCATGCCATCGGCAGCCGCTACCCGCACGGGTGAGACCAAAGTGGCAACTAAAGCGATCGCCCAATAGGCAATCAAAGGTGTATGAATGGCAGTCCAAATCGGTACTGTTTGATCCTGTTCATCTCGGCGATCGCTAAGCCATAGTAATAACCATGCGATCGCTACGGCTGCTCCGATTACCCCTGTCTGAGCATTTTCTAAAAAGGGCAAAGTCGCCAGCATCACCACTAGCAATCCACCCAAAAACTTAGCACTTAACAAGCGACTACCTTCGCGCCATGCTTGCAAGGGGGTAATTAGTTGAAAAAATTTAGCTTGACTGCTGAGCCACCACGATCGCATGGGTTGCAAAAACTTGGGCATAGGTAGTTTGAGCTTAGAATTCATAGATCGATCAGCATATTTGAACTTAGGGTAAAGTTATTTTGACATCTTGAGGGAAAAGGCAAAAGGAAATGGAAAAACTAAATTCTGCTGAAGCCTATAATGATCGCGGCATGGAACGGGCGGAAAATGGCGACTATGCGGGGGCGATCGCTGACTATACCGAGGCGATCGCGATCAATCCCAATTATGCTGAGGCATATTACAACCGCGCCTACGATCGCTCAGAAATTAAGGACTATAAGGGTGCGATCGAGGATTACACCAAGGTAATCGAGTTAGCTCCTGATGCTGCCCCAGCCTATTTCAATCGCGGCATGGCAAAAGCAAAAATCGGCGATGCTGAAGGCGCGAATGCTGACTGTGAGTATGCAAAGAGTCTTGGATTGTAAATCTATGTATGCCAAGGTGCAAAATTGGTTAATAGCTAAGGCATCAGGTTAAGCACAGAGATATTGGCTCAAGCAAATATTGTGATTGGTGACGATCTAGAAATTTTTACTTCACAAGATCAAATAGTCATAGTTAAACAGAATTTTTTCGTCTAATATCATAGTTAGACTTCTTTTTAGTCTGTTAGTCGTAACGAAGGTTAAATCTAGGATGAGTCTTTCCTAGATGATTAAGACTGGCTCAGAACAAACGTTGAATAACAGATCATCTCAAGGAAAAATCCGTGAAAAGCTCAAGATTATTTTTTAGCTCTTTAGTTGCTTCCTTTTCCCTGACTATTGTATGCAGTCTAAATGCAAGTGCTCAGTCTTCAAGTGATTGGGTAGATCAAGCTCTCGGAAACTATCAAAGCCGAATTTTGAGTGCAGGTAGTTTAGTATCTGGAACAACAGAATTTAGGAAAACTAGAGAAGACTCTTTAGAAGGTAGCTACACGATGGATGAGCAAGGGAAAGTGGTGTTCGGCACATTGTCTCAATGCCAAGTAATGCAGGTTCGTGTTATGCGATGTGTTTGGAATGATAAATATGGAACTGGGAATCTTGAAGTGACCTTTTCGGAGAATTTCTCTAGTTTTAATGGCTATTGGGGAGAAATAGGTTCCGAACCAGTATTTCGCTGGAGTGGCTCACGATGAAATTCTAACAATTAGCTGAAGCGAACTGCCAAAAACCTTGGTATTAAACTCAAGGTAAATTACAGCCGCTCAAGGGAAGGTTAGATATAACGAAATGATGATTTTAGCGGAATAGTTTTTTGCCTTCTAGGGAACGGAAATAAAGAGTTCCCATCGTTGATAGGAAGATGCAATAACTAACAATCTGAGTTGTGTATAACTTATCGGAATAGCCAAATAGCGTTGAGAAGATAATTCCAGGGAATTTATCAGCAGGTAAGATTGATGAAGTATCTGTAATCTGAGAACCGAGGGTAAACCACTCAACTACACGATGGGGGGGATCGAGGAACTCATAGGATTGAGTTATGGGATTGAAGACTTTATCAACGGTATTAGCCAGATCAAAAGCAGAAAGAGAAGTAATTACTAGTCCTGACACAATCAACAGGAGAATTACTCCCAAAACTTGAAAGAAAGCACGAATATTCAGTTTCACACCAAATTTAAACATAGCAATCCCGATCGCGATCGCTACAACAATTCCAGCAAAACAACCGATCGCTGGTGCATATTGCGCTAATCCTGATTGCGTCTGGTCGGGGGTTAATGTACCTGTAATAAAAAGAACAGTTTCCGCCCCTTCCCGTAAAACTGCCACGGCGATGAGAGTAAATACCCCCCAACCTGCTTTGCGAATTTCTGCTGAACTGATGGCTTTTTCAAGACTAGATTGAACTTGATGGCGCATAGTTTTGGCTTGCTGCGTCATCCAAATCAACATCCAACTCAGCATCACGATCGCCGCAACCGAGAAAATACCTTTCGTCAAATAATAGATCGTACCGCTAAAGCCACCAATCAACTTTTGAGCGATCGCGCCCATAATACTACTGATGAATAGCCCTGCCGCCGCTCCTAAATAGACCCATTTTTGGAGGACAGATTGTTTTGCTTGTATCAAGTAAGCTAATACTATCCCCACAACCAAAGTTGCCTCTGTACCTTCTCTAAGGGTGATTAAGAAGGTCGGCAGTGCGCTACTAAAATCCATACTTTCCCTACTTGGTTTCCCTACTTGGTTTCAGTGGTAACTAGATTTTGAATTAATTTAAATTCTTCGGCAGAGATTGCCTTTTTGGTTACAAGATCATCAATTTGTTTATAGGGTCTACCACCTTCAATTCGCTCTGATAACGAAGGCTTTGTTCCTGGTAGCTCTAGCTTGTCCAATTCAGCATTGGTGGCTGTATTGATATTGATTTTGCTGGATTTCGCAGACTTTGGTGCTGCGGTATCAGGGGCAGCAGAGGGAGATGCTTTTGGCTCTGCGGAAGTAGGTGCGGCAGATGGCGAAGTTTTGACAGCTTCAGGTTTAGTTGCCTCTGGGGTCGTTGTACAGCCACCCGCTATTAATGCCAAAACAAATCCAGAAAGTAATATATGAGTAAATGAAAAGGTAGATTTAGTCACATGCATGATCCAAACGTAAAGATATTAATTGTCAAAAGGCTACACAAAGTCTTAGACAGTGACCTTGGCATTAGTCTTTAGGCAAATAGATAAGAAATTTAATCCTTAATCTATACTTATACACTATCCAAGTGAGAATAGTTCGCAATAAACTAAAAAATTATCGATAATTACTAATAGGTTTATTTTATGGTTTTCTTCTATTGAATAATATTTGATTATTTTTAACGGGATTATGCCAACTGATGTCTGTTATTTGAAAATTGCCATATATAGCAAAGCAAGTTTTGCTTAGGACATAAACCCAGAAGATGAGTTGCGGCGCGAAGCGCCGCAACTCATCTTCTGGGTTTGGTGTGTACTAGCGAACTCTTTTTTTGCTATAGCAACCATATTTCATTTACGAGATTGAATAGGTTGTGAGATTGTGCCCCTGCGGGGCACAATCTCACAACCTATTTAGGATTGCTATAGCTGTGTTTTCGAGACGATCATGCTGGATAATGCGTGTCTGACTGAGTGTAACCCCTCCCTAAAATTATTGTTAGACTTAGGCATAGATGCTTATTACCATCTCTCAATCTAAATTCAACCATCAATTATCAATTATCTAGTCCATGCCATTTTCATCTGTAATTCGTTCATTAATCCGATCGCCACTCACTGATGAACTAGAGAGTAAACTGGCGAGGAATCATCAACTAACGCTTTCAGGCTTGTCGCGCGTAAGCAAAGGTTTAGTTAGCTCAACCCTAAGCCAGCGCCAAGAAAGATTAATGCTGGTGATTACCTCCACAATCGAGGAGGCAGGACGCTGGGCGGTGCAGCTTGAAACCATGGGCTGGCATACGGTGCATTACTATCCCAATTCCGATATGTTGCCCTATGAGCCATATCAACCTGAGTCAGAGGTAATCTGGGGGCAGATGCAGGTATTGGCAGATTTAGCGGATTGGCATGAGCAGGAAGGGGAAAAGAAAAAAATGGTGATCGTGGCAACTGATCGCGCTCTTCAAAAACATTTACCCAGTCCCCAAAAATTTAATGACTATTGTGTCCAACTAGAAGTTGGTTGTGAGATCAAGTTACGGGATTTAGCCGAAAATCTCACCATCATGGGTTACGAAAATGCTTCTACCGTTGAGACTGAGGGGCAATGGGCAAGGCGTGGGGACATCATCGATATTTTCCCTGTATCTAGCGAAATGCCTGTGCGGATTGATTGGTTCGGTGATGAGATTGAGAGAATTCGCGAATTTGATCCTGCAACGCAGCGAGCCTTAGATAGCATTCCTTCAGTTTTACTAACTCCCATTAGTTACGGTCATATTTTAGGTAGTTTAGAATTTTCCGATCAGGATGCTGAAGATGAATTTAGCAGCAAGGGCTTTGCGGTACATCCACTGTCTAGCGCTTCGCTTTTAGACTATTTGCCCGAACCAGAGCAATGTCTAGTGGTCATTGATGAATTAGAGCAATGTCAAGCCCATTGCGATCGCTGGTACGAATCCGCCGAAGAACTTTTCCCAGCTTTCTTACACCCCTCTCCCAATGGGAGAGGGGCTGGGGGGGAGGGCAAACTCCATCGCGCCTTTGCTGAATGTTTAGCAGAAATTACTAAATTCTATCGCCTTGATTTGTTTGAACTTGCCGAAGAAAATCGTGGCATAAATATGTCAAGTCGTCCTGTGCCAGCAATTCCCCATCAGTTCGGGAAGATTGCTCAAACAATCCGTGACTATCGCGAACAGAAGTACAAGATCATTCTCATTTCTGCACAACCATCACGTACAGTTGCCCTATTACAGGAGCATGACTGCCAAGCGCAATTCATTCCCAATGTTCGTGATTATCCTGCGATCGAGAAAACCCATAACCTGCGAATAGCCGTAGCTTTGAAATATTCAGGTATTGCGGAGATCCAAGGGTTTGTGTTGCCGACTTATCGCATTGTCGTCATTAGCGATCGCGAATTTTTTGGACAACACGCCCTTGGGACACCCAATTATGTGCGAAAGCGCCGCAGGGCTGCGTCTAAGCAGGTTGACTTAAATAAGCTCTCCCCAGGGGATTACGTCGTCCACAAAAATCATGGCGTGGGGCAGTTTGTCAAATTAGAGAAGTTGACCGTTAATAATGAAACTCGCGAATATCTCGTTCTGAAATATGCGGATGGATTATTGCGCGTCGTAGTCGATCAGATGTCGATCCTGTCACGCTATCGAGGAATGCATGAGGCAAAACCCGAACTGCATAAAATGACGGGCAAGGCTTGGGCAAATACCACGACCAAAGCAAAGAAAGCAATT includes the following:
- a CDS encoding AbrB/MazE/SpoVT family DNA-binding domain-containing protein — its product is MLAKLTAKNQLTLPKSITREIGDSEYFDVKVVDGQIILTPVKIQRADAVRAKLAALELSDRDIDDAVNWARK
- a CDS encoding DEAD/DEAH box helicase family protein translates to MNETHLQDKFLIPFFRESLGYQEVKANTVTNSLIIEEDLQTFISETELNQKNYELLLKKYSGDRKKLLAELIELIQERIASSRNMALFINANKSITFQGVKLHLFYTDDSVIHDSNLFNQNIFSVVQELPYKYKYQNKIIFSFRPDICLFVNGIYLGYSELKSNLSNQTAKKNGRGKVIKDYFEAVKAYYENFDRHLYLSDKEKESHRKDFLKIFEKAIHITSTDLGETYVIRTISDFFDEILTTCREGKSDREEYEKNAIKVFKPYPLLNPNADKKDKLKEIFKYHYGKSFIEKEILYYNFIERDVYFVNGKKELKDEKGHLISPRPKQKFGTDKILAKIDEFLDHETEDDYFIKQLERQLAQVAPSKRAELIEKRKAYANNKNIYSLLLQYAAGFGKSNIIGWTALQLKDLRRNGEYVYDKIMIVVDRLQLRSQIDSKMLNMNIDNRMYVEANNKASFQKALESDTRLVIVNLQKFGAVAEMLTPDTMQKLSQLRIVFLIDEIHRSNSGEQHEEMVNIFDELQTPFDTQTSLFRTKKNLIIGFTATPDDHTLARFGEFSGYAESEKLWVPFDSYTMNEAIKDGFIHNPIENIIPVASKMLFDLPQNKMEGFEQPNYKDIDKKQIYEERERINAIAKYIADLLVKDVYPKIRGTAKAMLAVYSIKAAIAYKQAITKHFQEITKQPKFAKYAEAPIHIVYSSNQDEQSATGLNDGLTEEKVLENFALKKNGLIIVVAKLQTGFDEKRLHTLFLDKEIKGISAIQAISRVNRTAKHKNECKIVDFSYNNVNVQNIKEAFEHFSDVVVSDFDPFSDKRILELLFPMLKKSEVYEEFFNIFVAIAHDDTKPNNPENYLDLESNIEKYIEANPKSTADTKAKTAQYFTILNRIEYVIALEEKYSEPNFLNFLRLFNKIYNQLHRTDDIKDAIEVYFDNQIGIIEVQTQPKENKPKPPIKIAEGKSPYTVHQFDILAILEARNEQEELKGERIRDFKAKIDDFFAYIISSDDGKRLITKIKSNVSEEEIYDDFSKIYRKYKVLYRKKVGDYFFKEIEDLVNKLCDDFENLVRNLAI
- the ilvN gene encoding acetolactate synthase small subunit, with the translated sequence MKHTLSVVVQDEAGVLTRIASLFARRGFNIESLAVGTAEQDGFTRITMVVSGDDHTIEQITKQLHKLINVITILDFTDIPCVERELMLVKVNAAPNVRSEIIEISQIFRARIVDVADDFLTIEVVGDPGKMVAILKMLNKFGIREIARTGKVSLTRESGVNTEYLKIAKDTFKNPISNF
- a CDS encoding glycosyltransferase — encoded protein: MRIAIFTETFLPKIDGIVTRLKYTVEYLVKLGNQVLVFSPDGGLTEYCGAQIYGVSAFDFPLYPELKLALPRPSIGHALEQFNPDLIHVVNPAILGMAGIYYAKKMNYPLMASYHTHLPQYLQHYGLGFLEGVMWDLVKNTHNRAALNLCTSTAMIDELRSHGVERLDLWQRGVDTVQFHPRFKSDEMRSRLTQGHPEDTLFLYVGRLSAEKEIQQILPVLQAIPNSRLALVGDGPYRQELEKIFAGTNTNFVGYLRGDDLASAFASSDAFLFPSRTETLGLVLLEAMAAGCPVVAANSGGIPDIVTNGVNGYLFEPSDRDGLVTATQNLLRDRHEAMCIEARLEAEKWGWDAATRQLQKYYEQTIEASQPALV
- a CDS encoding Yip1 family protein — protein: MNATPNPEDINAIAPDSSTDSNTNAESVTPPPQNLGTFLDRLYGTLFLPQVTFEQLKTHPSFVQAAIVIALVNALETIRLDHLSIVRIIGAVIGGSIGWVFFTFLLKQLAGVFQKNVEMQELLTLTGFASLPWIFMAPALSLPPQSRFLGAIAVIIWFIFWQVWSASVALGIKSWKTLAIIPLAIAGGIVALIWLGNIIKLLVSISF